The following proteins are co-located in the Triticum aestivum cultivar Chinese Spring chromosome 1A, IWGSC CS RefSeq v2.1, whole genome shotgun sequence genome:
- the LOC123044131 gene encoding transcription factor-like protein DPB, which yields MVSSARSSGGMAHSASNSAGSAGSPSGGIGPGKGVAAAAATTSASASTPASGSTVARRLNDLEIQGDDPPSSQPVASKKKKKGTRVVGPDKGNRGLRQFSMKVCEKVEGKGRTTYNEVADELVAEFADPNSNIGSPDPDNPNTQQYDEKNIRRRVYDALNVLMAMDIISKDKKEIQWKGLPRTSLSDIDKLKTEVIGLKGRIDKKSAYLQELQDQYAGLQNLVERNEQLYGSGDAPSGGVALPFILVQTRPHATVEVEISEDMQLVHFDFNSTPFELHDDSFVLKAMGFSGKEETDGTVALVANAVECSSASNVYGRRSPQPARPNGIRLRTSPPIPGILKGRVKHEH from the exons ATGGTCTCCAGCGCCCGTAGTTCCGGCGGCATGGCTCACTCGGCTTCCAACAGCGCCGGAAGCGCCGGTTCCCCCTCCGGCGGCATCGGGCCCGGCAAGGGGGTTGCGGCGGCGGCCGCCACGACCTCGGCGTCAGCGTCCACGCCGGCCAGCGGGAGCACCGTTGCCCGCCGCCTCAATGATCTCGAAATTCAGGGAGATGACCCGCCATCGTCGCAGCCCGTTGCTAG caagaagaaaaagaaaggaacaCGCGTAGTAGGTCCCGACAAAGGTAACCGTGGATTGCGCCAATTCAGTATGAAAG TCTGTGAGAAAGTTGAAGGCAAAGGGAGAACAACCTACAATGAG GTGGCAGACGAACTTGTAGCTGAGTTTGCAGATCCAAATAGTAATATTGGGTCACCAGATCCTGATAATCCCAACACA CAACAATATGATGAGAAAAATATACGAAGAAGGGTTTACGATGCACTAAACGTCCTGATGGCTATGGATATTATATCTAAAGATAAAAAGGAAATTCAGTGGAAGGGCTTACCCCGAACAAGTTTGAGTGATATTGATAAATTGAAG ACTGAGGTCATTGGGCTGAAAGGTAGAATTGACAAGAAAAGTGCATATCTGCAGGAATTACAAGATCAA TATGCGGGCCTCCAAAATTTGGTAGAGCGAAATGAGCAGCTATATGGTTCGGGAGATGCTCCATCTGGCGGAGTGGCCCTGCCATTCATATTGGTTCAG ACACGTCCTCATGCAACTGTCGAAGTGGAGATATCAGAAGATATGCAGTTGGTGCATTTTGATTTCAATAG CACTCCGTTTGAGTTGCACGATGATTCCTTTGTATTGAAAGCAATGGGGTTCTCTGGTAAAGAAGAAACTGACGGTACAGTGGCTCTGGTTGCAAATGCGGTTGAATGCTCAAGTGCATCAAATGTTTATGGGCGTCGATCACCACAACCTGCAAGGCCAAATGGAATTAGGCTACGAACCTCACCTCCTATTCCAGGGATACTGAAAGGGCGTGTCAAGCATGAACACTAG